From a region of the Phaseolus vulgaris cultivar G19833 chromosome 6, P. vulgaris v2.0, whole genome shotgun sequence genome:
- the LOC137832566 gene encoding squamosa promoter-binding protein 1-like isoform X2 — protein sequence MDESWSEGKRSMNYKDDEDDYEEEEEEEGSEYGEDGRKKRVAPNKRASKAGGSMPPSCQVDGCNADLSDAKPYHRRHKVCEYHAKAPAVLIAEHHQRFCQQCSRFHELSEFDESKRSCRRRLAGHNERRRKNASEYGH from the exons ATGGATGAAAGTTGGAGTGAGGGGAAAAGGAGCATGAATTACAAGGATGATGAGGATGATtatgaggaagaggaagaggaggaggGCAGTGAGTACGGCGAGGATGGTAGGaagaagagggtggcgcctaaCAAGAGAGCCTCCAAAGCTGGTGGCTCAATGCCACCTTCGTGTCAAGTTGATGGCTGTAATGCTGATCTAAGTGATGCTAAGCCCTACCACAGGCGTCACAAGGTCTGTGAGTACCATGCCAAGGCTCCTGCTGTACTCATTGCAGAGCACCACCAACGGTTTTGCCAACAATGCAGTAG GTTTCATGAACTATCAGAATTTGATGAATCAAAAAGGAGTTGTAGAAGACGTTTGGCTGGACATAACGAGAGGCGTCGCAAAAATGCATCTGAATATGGACATTGA
- the LOC137832566 gene encoding squamosa promoter-binding protein 1-like isoform X1 translates to MDESWSEGKRSMNYKDDEDDYEEEEEEEGSEYGEDGRKKRVAPNKRASKAGGSMPPSCQVDGCNADLSDAKPYHRRHKVCEYHAKAPAVLIAEHHQRFCQQCSFMNYQNLMNQKGVVEDVWLDITRGVAKMHLNMDIDESEKNEY, encoded by the exons ATGGATGAAAGTTGGAGTGAGGGGAAAAGGAGCATGAATTACAAGGATGATGAGGATGATtatgaggaagaggaagaggaggaggGCAGTGAGTACGGCGAGGATGGTAGGaagaagagggtggcgcctaaCAAGAGAGCCTCCAAAGCTGGTGGCTCAATGCCACCTTCGTGTCAAGTTGATGGCTGTAATGCTGATCTAAGTGATGCTAAGCCCTACCACAGGCGTCACAAGGTCTGTGAGTACCATGCCAAGGCTCCTGCTGTACTCATTGCAGAGCACCACCAACGGTTTTGCCAACAATGCA GTTTCATGAACTATCAGAATTTGATGAATCAAAAAGGAGTTGTAGAAGACGTTTGGCTGGACATAACGAGAGGCGTCGCAAAAATGCATCTGAATATGGACATTGATGAATCGGAGAAGAATGAGTATTGA
- the LOC137832567 gene encoding dof zinc finger protein DOF1.4-like has translation MSGNCEKMVVIPPTTNQWPQVDDEKVLMGSFSGSKNSKVMEKADQEVLQQQLQQQSLKCPRCDSSNTKFCYYNNYSLSQPRHFCKACKRYWTRGGTLRNVPVGGGCRKNKRLKRPITISSSAAIETASSSNSSALTAASQPQIDTASTSLFYGLPSSSTDVNLPLVPRFGSRISTSRFDLQLNNALGLGFSSNEASENNSFRNGFGSNNALLSSYNSIFGSSSSSTSTTPAMSSLLSSTFLQHKFIGCGLKDGVDSNTFQHGLGLTPLEQLQMSSDNSEAGMVALKDVKVELGQNNRLEWNGACQNQIQHVGMYDPSLYWNNSATALGVWSDQAANIGSSVTSLI, from the exons ATGTCGGGTAACTGTGAGAAAATGGTAGTCATCCCTCCAACGACCAACCAATGGCCACAG GTGGATGATGAGAAGGTGTTGATGGGTTCGTTCAGTGGAAGTAAGAATAGTAAGGTAATGGAAAAAGCAGATCAAGAGGTTTTGCAGCAGCAGCTGCAACAACAAAGCCTCAAGTGCCCGCGTTGTGACTCATCAAACACTAAGTTCTGCTACTACAACAACTACAGTTTGTCTCAGCCTCGACACTTCTGCAAAGCCTGCAAGCGCTATTGGACAAGAGGTGGAACCCTCAGGAACGTTCCTGTTGGTGGGGGGTGCAGAAAAAACAAGCGTCTCAAGCGTCCAATAACAATCTCTTCTTCTGCTGCCATTGAAACTGCTTCTTCTTCTAATTCTTCTGCTCTCACTGCTGCTTCGCAACCCCAGATCGACACTGCTTCAACCTCTTTGTTTTATGGGTTACCGAGTAGCTCCACCGATGTGAATCTTCCACTCGTCCCTAGGTTTGGTTCCAGAATCTCCACTTCCAGGTTTGATCTTCAGCTGAATAATGCCCTTGGATTAGGTTTTTCATCCAATGAAGCTAGTGAGAATAACAGTTTTAGAAACGGGTTTGGTTCAAATAACGCGCTTCTTTCAAGTTATAATTCCATCTTTGGTTCCTCTTCAAGTTCTACATCCACTACTCCAGCTATGTCTTCCCTGTTGAGCTCTACTTTTCTTCAACACAAGTTCATCGGTTGTGGATTGAAAGATGGTGTTGATAGCAACACTTTCCAGCATGGCTTAGGCTTAACCCCACTAGAGCAGTTGCAAATGTCTAGTGATAACAGTGAGGCAGGGATGGTAGCTTTAAAAGATGTGAAAGTAGAATTaggacaaaacaacaggttggaGTGGAATGGTGCTTGTCAAAACCAGATCCAGCATGTGGGCATGTACGATCCTTCGCTTTATTGGAATAATTCAGCAACAGCTTTGGGTGTTTGGAGCGATCAAGCTGCTAATATCGGTTCTTCAGTCACTTCTCTGATCTAG
- the LOC137832565 gene encoding glyoxysomal processing protease, glyoxysomal: MVPSETVKFARNFAVMVRVRGPDPKGLKMRRHAFHQYRSGETTLSASGMLVPDTLYDAQVATRLYGDNCEDRVLVVTVASVVEPFLSPQQRENIPKGRPDLISGVRIDVMTEKTNVNSNQGTPCWLVAQLLSLVDIPTSSDCLQSLIEASLGLPEFEWEVGWSLASYNNDSQRSRDFFQTQERLAMGGSGSASLVHKSLTRMAILSVSLSFRELLDSKVSAMNKRGDFLLAVGSPFGVLSPMHFFNSISVGCIANSYPSHSSDVSLLMADIRCLPGMEGSPVFSEHACLTGVLLRPLRQKTYGAEIQLVIPWEAIVSASSGVLRNRPENTEKGLYDQGGDLNAAGTGSFSDTDKLDFCSRIKRDHLYLGSSSPLPIEKAMTSVCLVTIGDGVWASGVLLNCQGLVLTNAHLLEPWRFGKEHVKGGGYGTNSEKHSSMSEGTAYLGNRVESNQVSQTSLLKMPIIHPFTANEQGGYKLLNPTYDNHRNIRVRLDHIKPWIWCDAKVVYVCKGPWDVALLQLESVLDNLLPITMNFSRPSTGSKAFVIGHGLFGPKHGFFPSVCSGVVAKVVEAKTPQSYLSIQTEYMHNREYFPAMLETTAAIHPGASGGAVINSDGHMIGLVTSNARHSGGTVIPHLNFSIPSAALAPIFKFSKAMEDLSLLQILDEPNECLSSIWALMRPSYPNPHPMHDPPQSATDNKSKEKGSRFAKFIAERKDVFNVGKSGVLSKEVVPSKL; encoded by the exons ATGGTTCCATCCGAAACGGTTAAGTTTGCTCGGAATTTCGCAGTTATGGTCAGGGTTCGCGGTCCT GACCCGAAAGGGTTGAAGATGAGGAGACACGCTTTTCATCAATACCG TTCTGGTGAAACAACTCTTTCAGCTTCGGGGATGCTTGTACCTGATACCCTTTATGATGCTCAAGTAGCTACGCGTCTCTACGGTGATAACTGCGAGGATAGGGTGTTGGTTGTGACCGTTGCCTCAGTTGTTGAGCCTTTTCTGTCACCTCAACAGAGAGAAAATATTCCTAAG GGGAGGCCAGACTTGATTTCTGGTGTTAGGATTGATGTTATGACTGAGAAAACCAATGTAAATTCTAATCAGGGAACTCCTTGTTGGCTTGTAGCGCAGCTTTTGTCATTG GTTGATATTCCTACTTCATCTGATTGTCTCCAATCACTTATTGAAGCATCTTTGGGCTTACCAGAGTTTGAATGGGAGGTTGGTTGGTCTTTGGCATCATACAATAATGATTCTCAACGTTCTAGAGATTTTTTTCAAACTCAG GAGAGATTGGCCATGGGAGGATCTGGCAGTGCAAGTCTTGTGCACAAATCACTTACTAGAATGGCAATTCTGAGTGTTTCTTTATCTTTCAGG GAATTGCTGGATAGTAAAGTATCTGCCATGAATAAAAGGGGTGATTTTCTTCTGGCAGTTGGGTCTCCTTTTGGAGTCTTGTCACCTATGCACTTTTTTAACag CATCTCTGTAGGATGCATTGCAAACAGCTATCCTTCCCATTCATCTGATGTATCATTGCTGATGGCTGACATACGGTGTCTTCCTG GAATGGAAGGGAGTCCAGTTTTCAGTGAGCATGCATGTCTTACTGGTGTCCTGCTCAGACCATTGAGACAGAAGACATATGGGGCGGAAATCCAG CTGGTGATTCCATGGGAGGCCATTGTGAGTGCTTCTAGTGGCGTGCTGCGCAATAGGCCTGAGAATACAGAGAAAGGTTTATATGATCAGGGGGGTGACCTTAATGCTGCGGGCACTGGGTCTTTTTCTGACACTGATAAATTAGATTTTTGCTCTAGGATTAAACGTGACCATTTATATTTGGGTAGTTCCTCACCATTACCAATTGAGAAGGCAATGACTTCTGTCTGTCTTGTTACTATTGGTGATGGAGTATGGGCATCTGGTGTTTTACTAAACTGTCAAGGTCTCGTACTTACAAATGCTCATCTGTTGGAACCATGGAGATTTGGGAAAGAACATGTAAAGGGTGGAGGATATGGGACCAATTCAGAAAAACATTCTTCCATGTCCGAGGGAACTGCCTATCTTGGTAACAGAGTTGAAAGCAACCAAGTTAGTCAAACTTCACTATTAAAAATGCCAATTATTCATCCTTTCACTGCTAATGAGCAGGGGGGATATAAGTTGTTGAATCCAACTTATGACAACCATAGAAACATACGAGTACGTCTTGATCATATCAAACCTTGGATTTGGTGTGATGCAAAAGTAGTGTATGTTTGTAAAGGACCATGGGATGTTGCCTTATTGCAGCTTGAATCTGTACTAGATAATCTTTTGCCCATAACAATGAATTTTTCTAGGCCATCCACAGGATCAAAGGCATTTGTCATTGGCCATGGACTATTTGGCCCAAAGCATG GATTCTTCCCATCTGTTTGCTCTGGTGTGGTAGCAAAAGTGGTTGAGGCAAAGACTCCTCAATCTTATCTGTCCATTCAAACTGAGTATATGCACAACCGTGAGTACTTCCCAGCAATGCTTGAAACAACAGCTGCTATTCATCCTGGTGCTAGTGGTGGTGCTGTTATCAATTCAGATGGTCACATGATTGGTCTGGTTACAAG CAATGCAAGGCATAGTGGAGGAACAGTAATACCTCATCTTAATTTTAGCATTCCATCTGCTGCTTTGGCACCCATCTTCAAATTCTCAAAAG CCATGGAGGATTTATCACTTCTACAGATTCTAGACGAACCCAATGAATGCCTTTCATCTATATGGGCATTGATGCGGCCATCATATCCTAATCCCCATCCTATGCATGATCCACCTCAGTCTGCTACAGACAATAAAAGTAAAGAGAAGGGTTCTCGTTTTGCAAAGTTTATTGCTGAAAGAAAGGACGTTTTCAATGTTGGAAAGAGTGGAGTGCTTTCGAAGGAAGTTGTTCCAAGCAAGTTATGA